The following nucleotide sequence is from Mycobacterium sp. 3519A.
GGTCACCGAGTACCGCGGGCTGACCGTCGCCAACCTCAAAGACCTGCGCCGCTCGCTCGGTGATTCCGCCACCTACACGGTCGCCAAGAACACGCTGGTCAAGCGTGCCGCGGCGGAGGCGGGCATCGACGGGCTCGACGACTTGTTCGTCGGCCCGACGGCGATCGCGTTCGTCAAGGGTGAGGCCGTCGACGCCGCCAAGGCGCTGAAGACCTTCGCCAAGGACAACAAGGCGCTGGTCATCAAGGGCGGCTACATGGACGGCCGCGCCCTGAGCGTCTCCGAGGTCGAGCGGATCGCCGATCTGGAGTCGCGTGAGGTGCTGCTGGCCAAGCTGGCCGGCGCGATGAAGGCGAACCTGTCCAAGGCTGCTGGCCTGTTCACAGCCCAGCAGGCGCAGGCAGCCCGGCTGTTCGCGGCACTGCAAGAGAAGAAAGCCGCCGAGGCACCCGCCGAGGCCGCATCCGAGAGCCCGGCGCCGTCCGACGACGCTGCCGAATAACCCGACCACCAACCCAGCACGTAAGTAAGTAAGGAAGGACCAATCATGGCCAAGCTGTCCACCGATGACCTGCTCGACGCGTTCAAGGAATTGACGCTGCTCGAGCTCTCTGAGTTCGTCAAGAAGTTCGAGGAGACCTTCGAGGTCACCGCCGCCGCCCCGGTCGCCGTTGCGGCTGCCGCTCCCGCCGCAGGTGGGGCCGCCGCCGAGGCCGCCGAGGAGCAGTCGGAGTTCGACGTCATCCTCGAGGGTGCCGGCGACAAGAAGATCGGCGTCATCAAGGTCGTCCGCGAGATCGTCTCCGGCCTGGGCCTCAAGGAGGCCAAGGACCTGGTCGACAGCGCTCCCAAGCCGCTGCTCGAGAAGGTCGCCAAGGAGGCTGCCGAGGAGGCCAAGGCCAAGCTCGAGGCCGCAGGCGCGACGGTCACCGTCAAGTAAGGGCAAACCCTTACGTCGGCTGAGCCGACAAAAACCCTTAGGGTGTGGGGCGGATCTGGCAAACAGGTCCGCCTCACATTCGTCTATGCGGGGTGGTTACGGTTCATCTAGAGACCATCACAATGTGACGGCAGACGTGTGTCGTGGTCAGAAGGCGTAAGCTACAGTGACTCAAGCCACAGGCGGGAGGGCATGTGGCGGGCAGCGTAATACTTGGCGGAAGGATCGCGCGTGGGCATCGGAATTCAAGTTGAGGGACTGACCAAGTCCTTCGGGGCCCAGCGAATTTGGGAAGACGTCACCATGGAGATCCCGGCCGGTGAGGTCAGCGTCCTGTTGGGCCCGTCGGGTACCGGCAAGTCGGTCTTTCTGAAGTCCCTGATCGGCCTGTTGCGCCCGGAGCGCGGCAAGATCATCGTCGACGGCACCAACATCATCGAGTGCTCGGCCAAGGAGCTCTACGAGATCCGCACGCTGTTCGGCGTGATGTTCCAGGACGGCGCGCTGTTCGGCTCGATGAGCCTGTATGACAACACTGCTTTCCCCTTGCGTGAGCACACCAAGAAGAAGGAAAGCGAGATCCGCAACATCGTCATGGAGAAGCTGGAACTCGTCGGCTTGGGTGGTGACGAGAACAAGTTCCCCGGCGAGATCTCCGGTGGTATGCGCAAGCGCGCCGGTCTGGCCCGCTCGCTGGTGCTCGATCCGCAGATCATCCTGTGCGACGAGCCGGACTCCGGTTTGGACCCGGTGCGTACCGCGTATCTGTCGCAGTTGCTGATCGACATCAACGCCCAGATCGACTGCACGATCCTGATCGTCACGCACAACATCAACATCGCCCGCACGGTGCCCGACAACATGGGCATGTTGTTCCGTAAGCACCTGGTCATGTTCGGTCCGCGTGAGGTGCTGTTGACCAGTGACGAGCCCGTCGTCCGCCAGTTCCTCAACGGCCGCCGGATTGGGCCGATCGGGATGAGTGAAGAGAAGGACGAATCGACGATGGCTGAAGAGCAGGCCATGGTCGACGCTGGTCATCACGACGGCGGTGTCGAGGAGATCGAGGGTGTGCCGCCGCAGATTCAGGCGACACCCGGTATGCCCGAACGCCAGGCCGTTGGTCGTCGTCAGGCACGGGTGCGCGAGCTGATGCACACGCTGCCGCCCAAG
It contains:
- the rplJ gene encoding 50S ribosomal protein L10; this encodes MAKADKATAVADIAEQFKDSTATLVTEYRGLTVANLKDLRRSLGDSATYTVAKNTLVKRAAAEAGIDGLDDLFVGPTAIAFVKGEAVDAAKALKTFAKDNKALVIKGGYMDGRALSVSEVERIADLESREVLLAKLAGAMKANLSKAAGLFTAQQAQAARLFAALQEKKAAEAPAEAASESPAPSDDAAE
- the rplL gene encoding 50S ribosomal protein L7/L12 codes for the protein MAKLSTDDLLDAFKELTLLELSEFVKKFEETFEVTAAAPVAVAAAAPAAGGAAAEAAEEQSEFDVILEGAGDKKIGVIKVVREIVSGLGLKEAKDLVDSAPKPLLEKVAKEAAEEAKAKLEAAGATVTVK
- a CDS encoding ABC transporter ATP-binding protein — translated: MGIGIQVEGLTKSFGAQRIWEDVTMEIPAGEVSVLLGPSGTGKSVFLKSLIGLLRPERGKIIVDGTNIIECSAKELYEIRTLFGVMFQDGALFGSMSLYDNTAFPLREHTKKKESEIRNIVMEKLELVGLGGDENKFPGEISGGMRKRAGLARSLVLDPQIILCDEPDSGLDPVRTAYLSQLLIDINAQIDCTILIVTHNINIARTVPDNMGMLFRKHLVMFGPREVLLTSDEPVVRQFLNGRRIGPIGMSEEKDESTMAEEQAMVDAGHHDGGVEEIEGVPPQIQATPGMPERQAVGRRQARVRELMHTLPPKAQAAIRDDLEGTHQYSASEFGNEATARHRNIDDDAPTGAIPRVER